From Candidatus Zixiibacteriota bacterium, a single genomic window includes:
- a CDS encoding VanZ family protein encodes MLSIRVYRVVAVIYAVVLVAVSSVPGLSLPRYGPGAIDKVLHFGQYAVLAFLSVRGFGSDSRHRIALLLFLIVFCAADEYHQVWIPGREAELSDWIADVLGILTGWSIGWIFLRRAVSRRRAPFAESGKSA; translated from the coding sequence ATGCTCTCGATTCGAGTCTACCGTGTAGTTGCCGTGATCTACGCTGTGGTGTTGGTTGCGGTGTCATCGGTGCCGGGCCTGAGTCTCCCCAGGTATGGGCCGGGCGCCATCGACAAGGTCCTGCATTTCGGACAATACGCAGTTCTGGCGTTTCTTTCGGTTCGCGGATTCGGCTCCGACAGCAGACATCGGATCGCGCTGTTGCTCTTTCTCATCGTGTTCTGCGCGGCCGATGAGTACCACCAGGTCTGGATTCCGGGGCGGGAGGCCGAATTGTCCGACTGGATTGCCGACGTGCTCGGGATCCTGACCGGTTGGAGCATCGGCTGGATCTTTCTGCGGCGTGCGGTGTCGCGTCGGCGCGCGCCCTTCGCCGAATCCGGCAAAAGCGCTTAA
- the folE gene encoding GTP cyclohydrolase I FolE, whose protein sequence is MRCRVGARPSPNPAKALKRAEQIPYTDRLYGPPRIDSRGTDALMALPDTIRTLLQELGENPERPGLEKTPERVAESLRFLTRGYAESLDDVIGDAVFAEDTQEMVLLRDVDFFSLCEHHLLPFYGRCHLAYIPNRKIIGLSKLARVVEVFARRLQVQERLTNEIARTIEQLLEPSGVAVVMEAEHLCMQMRGIQKVNSVAVTSCLLGSFRERPETRAELYQIIGHPYAKTT, encoded by the coding sequence GTGCGGTGTCGCGTCGGCGCGCGCCCTTCGCCGAATCCGGCAAAAGCGCTTAAACGGGCGGAGCAAATCCCTTATACTGACCGACTGTACGGGCCGCCGCGCATTGATTCTCGCGGCACAGATGCTCTCATGGCGCTTCCCGACACGATCCGCACATTGCTGCAGGAACTCGGCGAGAATCCCGAGCGGCCGGGGCTGGAGAAGACTCCCGAACGGGTCGCCGAATCTCTGCGCTTCCTCACACGCGGGTATGCCGAGAGTCTCGACGATGTCATCGGCGATGCGGTCTTCGCCGAGGATACGCAGGAAATGGTGCTGTTGCGCGATGTCGATTTTTTCAGTCTGTGCGAGCACCATTTGCTGCCGTTCTACGGCAGGTGCCACCTGGCCTACATTCCCAACCGCAAGATCATCGGGCTCTCGAAGCTGGCGCGGGTCGTCGAAGTTTTCGCGCGCCGCCTGCAGGTGCAGGAACGACTCACCAACGAAATCGCCCGTACGATCGAGCAGTTGCTGGAGCCCTCAGGAGTGGCGGTGGTCATGGAAGCCGAGCATCTGTGCATGCAGATGCGCGGCATCCAGAAGGTCAATTCGGTCGCGGTGACGTCGTGCCTTTTGGGCTCATTCCGCGAACGCCCCGAAACGCGCGCTGAACTGTACCAAATCATCGGCCATCCCTACGCCAAGACGACATAG
- the dcd gene encoding dCTP deaminase, with protein sequence MAIKSDRWIREWATNHRMIDPFADRQVRQGVISYGVSSYGYDMRVADEYKVFTNVNTTIVDPKNFDPRAFVEIQAPTCTIPPNSFALARSVEYFRIPRQILTVCVGKSTYARCGIIVNVTPFEPEWEGFVTLEISNTTPLPARVYSNEGIAQVLFFESDEMCEVSYADKKGKYQAQQGIQVPKL encoded by the coding sequence ATGGCAATCAAATCGGACCGTTGGATTAGAGAGTGGGCCACTAATCATCGCATGATCGACCCCTTTGCCGACCGTCAGGTGCGGCAAGGAGTGATTTCCTATGGTGTGTCCTCGTATGGATACGACATGCGGGTGGCCGATGAATACAAAGTCTTCACCAATGTCAACACGACTATCGTCGATCCAAAGAACTTCGACCCGCGCGCTTTTGTCGAAATCCAGGCGCCGACATGCACCATACCCCCCAACTCCTTTGCGCTGGCGCGATCGGTCGAGTACTTCCGCATTCCCCGCCAGATTCTCACTGTCTGTGTCGGCAAATCGACCTATGCGCGCTGTGGCATCATCGTCAATGTGACCCCGTTTGAGCCGGAGTGGGAAGGGTTCGTCACGCTGGAGATATCCAACACCACGCCGCTGCCGGCGCGTGTGTACTCCAACGAGGGAATCGCGCAGGTGCTGTTCTTCGAGTCCGATGAGATGTGCGAGGTCTCGTACGCCGACAAGAAAGGGAAATATCAGGCGCAGCAGGGGATTCAGGTGCCGAAGCTGTAG
- a CDS encoding DUF2339 domain-containing protein has translation MSAGKPAVTISPTIILGWGGVAALVLASAYLIRLAIDSGFLTPVRQIGLAGVVGIGMIVTGMLMRDSLRRYASLLPAGGVAILFITVYGAHLYHGLIGTGTATVALIIVCALSIGLREFYENELYTFFAVVGSYTGPLLLYTLAARPLDLMIYFIAWDIVFCLYALRIKRRSIYLVAAYLAFIVFHASWQMAQHSDWIWAAGFQGLQFVLFIAVTGIFSARAQKPLTHDEAVAHSPALIFFYATEYALLYRHIPEWAPWLAIASVVPLTAAYWYARARLPEDARAGEQIVTAYAALVLVHAVYVELIPDEWRVLSGLVALLALGYVAATALSRLKRYWPLSVACGIIAYWGYQQLVAGYNIEQVVGWQILIALYAVALYTFYWHLRRPAASPAVLTTGALYLGHTAVMAGIIHLADSRLAVSIVWGLLAVVALVIAIFVSDRRLGRSSLAVFAGFAAKVLLFDLSGALPLVRIGCLVVLGVTMYAGGLLYQRIEKATVAASN, from the coding sequence ATGTCGGCCGGCAAGCCGGCGGTGACGATTTCCCCGACCATCATTCTGGGATGGGGCGGAGTGGCGGCGCTGGTCCTGGCGAGTGCGTATCTGATCCGGCTGGCGATCGACTCGGGCTTTCTGACGCCGGTACGGCAGATCGGTCTCGCCGGTGTGGTCGGAATCGGAATGATCGTCACCGGCATGCTGATGCGAGACTCATTGCGCCGGTATGCCAGTCTGCTTCCTGCCGGCGGTGTGGCGATATTGTTCATCACCGTCTATGGCGCGCATCTCTATCACGGTCTGATCGGCACGGGCACCGCGACGGTCGCGCTGATCATCGTCTGTGCTTTATCGATCGGGCTGCGTGAATTCTATGAAAACGAGTTGTACACTTTCTTCGCCGTGGTGGGCTCATACACCGGTCCGTTGTTGCTTTACACGTTGGCGGCCCGCCCCCTCGATCTGATGATCTACTTCATCGCATGGGACATTGTCTTCTGTCTTTATGCGCTCAGGATCAAACGGCGGTCAATTTACCTGGTAGCCGCATACCTGGCGTTCATCGTGTTCCATGCCTCCTGGCAGATGGCGCAGCACAGCGACTGGATTTGGGCGGCAGGATTTCAGGGTCTGCAATTCGTCTTGTTCATTGCGGTAACCGGAATCTTCTCCGCCCGCGCTCAGAAACCGCTGACACATGATGAGGCGGTCGCACATTCCCCGGCGCTGATATTCTTCTACGCAACCGAGTACGCACTGCTTTACCGGCACATCCCGGAATGGGCGCCCTGGCTGGCGATCGCCAGCGTCGTGCCGCTGACGGCCGCGTACTGGTATGCCCGCGCGCGATTACCTGAAGATGCGCGCGCCGGAGAACAGATTGTCACCGCTTACGCGGCGCTGGTGCTGGTCCACGCGGTATATGTCGAGCTGATCCCCGATGAATGGCGCGTGCTGAGCGGTCTGGTGGCGTTGCTCGCTTTGGGATACGTTGCTGCCACAGCCCTGTCACGGCTCAAGCGGTACTGGCCTTTGAGCGTTGCATGCGGAATCATCGCGTATTGGGGATACCAGCAACTGGTCGCGGGCTACAATATCGAACAGGTGGTCGGTTGGCAGATCCTGATCGCGTTGTATGCCGTCGCGCTCTATACGTTCTACTGGCACTTGCGACGCCCGGCAGCCAGTCCGGCGGTTCTGACGACGGGTGCGCTCTATCTCGGTCACACCGCCGTCATGGCCGGGATCATCCATCTCGCCGACAGCCGATTGGCGGTCTCGATTGTGTGGGGGCTGCTGGCTGTCGTCGCCCTTGTGATTGCCATCTTCGTGTCGGACCGCCGCCTGGGGCGCTCCTCGCTGGCGGTGTTCGCGGGCTTTGCCGCAAAAGTTCTGCTCTTCGACTTGTCGGGTGCGTTGCCGTTGGTGCGGATCGGTTGTCTCGTTGTGCTCGGTGTGACGATGTACGCAGGCGGATTGCTGTATCAGCGGATTGAGAAGGCAACGGTTGCTGCGTCAAACTGA
- a CDS encoding DMT family transporter, which yields MSESPARSSVLLLILGVLAVGPAAIFIRLAAAPPLSVAFYRMVVASVAIAIIVAVRGGRDLQAVDRLSLWRSVAAGVLLAFHFATWITSLDHTSVANSVIIVTTQPIFAALMGIWYLRERVRPAAFAAIVLALIGVLVIAGGNPRTGGWYGDLLALWGAIFASAYLVVGRQVRQRVSTLGYVVIAYSTAAVTLGIWGLVIGTPFSSFPAKTWFWMAAAGLIPSVIGHTIYNRTLKVYSAHTVGVTILSGETLVATTLAMIVFDEFPGPWAFVGAIPIIAGMVWSLRLERTRVVT from the coding sequence GTGAGCGAATCCCCCGCACGCAGTTCGGTCCTGTTGTTGATACTCGGTGTGCTCGCAGTGGGCCCGGCCGCGATCTTCATTCGGCTCGCCGCCGCGCCGCCACTATCAGTGGCGTTCTATCGCATGGTGGTGGCGTCTGTCGCCATTGCGATCATCGTTGCCGTTCGGGGCGGCCGCGATCTGCAGGCGGTGGACCGACTCTCGTTATGGCGCTCGGTCGCTGCCGGTGTGTTGTTGGCGTTTCACTTCGCGACGTGGATCACTTCGCTCGATCATACATCGGTCGCCAACTCGGTGATCATCGTGACCACGCAGCCGATCTTTGCGGCGTTGATGGGCATCTGGTACCTGCGCGAGCGGGTCAGACCGGCGGCCTTCGCGGCGATCGTCCTGGCCTTGATCGGCGTGCTGGTCATCGCCGGGGGCAACCCGCGTACCGGCGGCTGGTATGGCGATTTGCTGGCGCTTTGGGGTGCGATCTTCGCATCGGCGTACCTGGTGGTTGGGCGGCAGGTGCGGCAACGGGTCTCGACACTGGGGTATGTCGTGATCGCCTACTCGACCGCGGCAGTCACGCTCGGCATTTGGGGACTGGTGATCGGCACACCATTCAGCAGCTTTCCAGCTAAGACATGGTTCTGGATGGCCGCCGCGGGACTGATCCCCTCGGTAATCGGACACACAATTTACAACCGCACATTGAAGGTGTACTCGGCACACACCGTCGGCGTGACCATCCTCAGCGGCGAGACGCTCGTCGCCACAACGTTGGCTATGATCGTCTTCGACGAGTTTCCCGGCCCGTGGGCCTTCGTCGGCGCCATCCCGATCATCGCCGGCATGGTCTGGTCGCTGCGGCTGGAGCGGACACGGGTGGTGACATAG
- a CDS encoding O-methyltransferase — translation MPEQDAILNPLIGDYLGAMSGPVDPILEEMARHGEERDFPYLGPLCARILHMLVRTSGARRIFELGSGYGYTMYWMAKALPDDGVIIGTEFDQTNIDVAKEYFRRGGLAAKTDLRKGEALEVFTRETDPFDLVFNDIDKEQYPRVIELAKPRLRRHGLLISDNVLASARVVDQSINDPQTRAIREYNRRLADDPDFVTTIIPIRDGLSVAVKITD, via the coding sequence ATGCCGGAGCAGGACGCGATTCTCAATCCGTTGATCGGCGACTACCTGGGAGCGATGTCCGGGCCGGTCGATCCGATCCTCGAGGAGATGGCGCGCCACGGCGAGGAACGTGACTTCCCCTATCTGGGACCGCTCTGCGCGCGCATTCTGCACATGCTGGTGCGCACCAGCGGTGCACGTCGCATCTTCGAGCTGGGCTCCGGGTATGGCTACACGATGTACTGGATGGCGAAGGCATTGCCCGACGACGGCGTCATCATTGGCACTGAATTCGACCAAACCAACATTGACGTCGCCAAAGAGTATTTCCGTCGCGGCGGACTGGCGGCCAAGACCGATTTGCGCAAAGGCGAGGCGCTGGAAGTCTTCACGCGCGAGACGGACCCGTTCGATTTAGTGTTCAACGATATCGATAAAGAGCAGTACCCCCGCGTGATCGAACTCGCCAAGCCGCGTCTGCGGCGTCACGGCCTGCTCATCTCCGACAATGTCCTGGCGAGCGCGCGCGTGGTGGATCAGTCGATCAACGACCCGCAAACGCGGGCGATTCGGGAGTACAACCGGCGGCTCGCCGACGATCCGGATTTTGTCACGACGATCATCCCGATCCGCGACGGGCTGTCGGTGGCTGTCAAAATCACCGATTGA